The Polaribacter sp. HaHaR_3_91 genomic sequence AATTGGTATGACGTATGAACAAGCGGGTCACGGACGTGCTGGTTTAGGAATAGACACAAATGAAGGTGAAGTTTTAACTTTAAAAGCTAGAGCAACTCACCACATGACAACCGGTTTATCTACTGTAGAAATTTCATCAAAAAATGCAGAAAAATTAAATACCGAGTTTAAAAAATTCTTTAAAAACAATAATTCTGATTACAAAAGTTTTGTTTTAAAGAATGATAATGATGATAAAACAGATCGTTTAAAAAGCTTATTAGATAAACACGAAATTAAATACGAATTTGCAAACAGCGGACCTGTAAAAGGTTATAATTACAGTACTCAAAAAGAAGAAAAATTTACAACTTCTAAAGGAGATTTAATAATTCATACAGATCAACCAAAAGGAACAATGGTTCAGGTTTTATTTGAACCTAAGGCAAAATTAGTAGATTCTTTAACGTATGATATTACTGCTTGGTCTTTACCATATGCTTACGGTTTTAATGCTGTTGCTTCTAAAACAAAAGTTAGTTCTACTACTAATACAACTGCACAAAGTATTACAAATTCTATTGATAAAAGTGCTTACGCTTACATTGCTAAGTGGAATAGTATTGAAGACGCTACTTTTTTAGCTGCTATATTAAAAGAAAATATGACTCCTCGTTTTGCTGAAAAGTCATTTTCTTTAGAAGGAAATTCTTACGAAAAAGGAACTTTAGTTATTCTAAGAAACGATAATAGAATGGCTAATTTTGATGATAAATTACTTGAAATAGCTAATAATAACAACAGAAAAATTCAAGCAGTTTCTACCGGTTTTGTAGACACTGGTTTAGATTTTGGTTCTGCTAGTGTAAAACCAATTAAAAAACAAAGAGTTGCTTTACTTTCTGGTGATGGAACTTCTTCTTTAAGTTTCGGAGAAGTTTGGTACTTTTTTGAACAAGAATTAAAATACCCTTTAACTGTAATAAACTCAGATTATTTTAGCAGAACAGATTTTTCTAATTACGATGTTATTATACTTCCTGACGGTCGTTACGGAAGTGTATTAAATCAAAACACTTTAGATAAATTATCAACTTTTACACGTTCTGGAGGAACTTTAATTACAATTGGTGGAGCTTTAAATAGTTTTGCTGATAAAAAAGGATTTTCATTGAAACGAAAAAAATCTAAAGAAGAAACTACAGAAACTAATTTAACACCATATGCAAATCAAGAAAGAAAAAGTATAGGGAATTTAATTACAGGTGCAATTTTTAAGAGTAAAGTTGATGCTACACACCCTTTAGCTTTTGGTTATACTGAAGAATATTTTTCTTTAAAATTAAGTGGATCAACTTTTAACTATTTAGAGAATGGTGGAAATGTTGCTTATTTTGAAAAAGGAACCAAAAATATTTCTGGTTATGCAGGAAGTAAAGCTGTTAAAAATGTACCAGAATCTTTATTATTTGGTGAAGAAAAAATGGGTAGCGGAAGTATTATTTATATGGTAGACAATCCTTTATTTAGATCTTTCTGGGACAACGGAAAGCTTTTTGTTGCTAATGCTGTTTTCTTATTAAATTCTGATAATTTAAAATAAGTTACTTGTTAGGTTGAACGCAGTAGAAACCTATTTAAATAATCATATAGTTCTCTACTTCGCTCGAACAGATAATAGTAAAATTCTAACTCAAATCACAATACCAAAAACTCGTATCGTGATTTGAGTTTTCTTTTTTAGGTTGATGACAGTTATCGTCATCATTATCATGCAATGTGTAAGAACGTAACACTTTCTCTCCTATAGAGAACTCAATCGGATTTTTAAAGATAGGTCCATCGAAAACAAAAGTGTGAAACTCTCCATTTTCTCCGCAAACATCTACATTTTCTGGTAAGTCTTTTATAAATTGCTCATCGATAACTCTACCAACAAACTCCTTGCCTAGTAATTTTGCATTTACACAAACAGTAATTGCTTTAAAGCCTAAATCTAAAAATTCTTGTAAAACTTCTTTGGTGTCTTTTTTCCAAAGCGGGTACACACCTGTAATATTTACCTCAGCTAGTTTGGTATCTCTGTATGCTTTTAAATCTTCCAGAAAAATATCACCAAAAATAGTATGAGAATATTTTTTTTCGACTAAAGAATCCATTGCTTCTTTCATTATTTCTGCATACAAATCCATCGTTACATCCACAGGAAATTCTATTGTTTTTAAATCGATTCCTATAGATGCGGCTTGTTTAAATAATAAATCATTTCTAAGACCATGCATAGAAACTCTATTAAAATCTTTATTAATTGTGGTAACTAATAAATCTAAATTGTACG encodes the following:
- a CDS encoding diphthine--ammonia ligase, with protein sequence MKKTYFNWSSGKDSALALYKILQDPTYNLDLLVTTINKDFNRVSMHGLRNDLLFKQAASIGIDLKTIEFPVDVTMDLYAEIMKEAMDSLVEKKYSHTIFGDIFLEDLKAYRDTKLAEVNITGVYPLWKKDTKEVLQEFLDLGFKAITVCVNAKLLGKEFVGRVIDEQFIKDLPENVDVCGENGEFHTFVFDGPIFKNPIEFSIGEKVLRSYTLHDNDDDNCHQPKKENSNHDTSFWYCDLS
- a CDS encoding M14 family metallopeptidase, which translates into the protein MKFKIFFSIAFLTIGSLFSQTVQSPSEFLGYEIGSRFTRHHKVVDYFKYVSNTLTNVKLEKYGETNEHRPLYLSYISSQENIDDLENIRKSNLSQTGIIDGNSVNKKAIVWLSYNVHGNEASSTESSMLTIYELVTNKKDWLKNTVIIMDPCVNPDGRDRYVNWYNQVKSTPFDVDQDAKEHHEPWPGGRPNHYLFDLNRDWAWATQVESQQRIKMYNKWMPHVHVDFHEQGINSPYYFAPAAAPFHEVITEWQTEFQTQVGKNHASYFDKEGWLYFTKESFDLLYPSYGDTYPIYMGAIGMTYEQAGHGRAGLGIDTNEGEVLTLKARATHHMTTGLSTVEISSKNAEKLNTEFKKFFKNNNSDYKSFVLKNDNDDKTDRLKSLLDKHEIKYEFANSGPVKGYNYSTQKEEKFTTSKGDLIIHTDQPKGTMVQVLFEPKAKLVDSLTYDITAWSLPYAYGFNAVASKTKVSSTTNTTAQSITNSIDKSAYAYIAKWNSIEDATFLAAILKENMTPRFAEKSFSLEGNSYEKGTLVILRNDNRMANFDDKLLEIANNNNRKIQAVSTGFVDTGLDFGSASVKPIKKQRVALLSGDGTSSLSFGEVWYFFEQELKYPLTVINSDYFSRTDFSNYDVIILPDGRYGSVLNQNTLDKLSTFTRSGGTLITIGGALNSFADKKGFSLKRKKSKEETTETNLTPYANQERKSIGNLITGAIFKSKVDATHPLAFGYTEEYFSLKLSGSTFNYLENGGNVAYFEKGTKNISGYAGSKAVKNVPESLLFGEEKMGSGSIIYMVDNPLFRSFWDNGKLFVANAVFLLNSDNLK